From a region of the Mycobacterium sp. SMC-8 genome:
- a CDS encoding IS3 family transposase (programmed frameshift), with amino-acid sequence MVADLRSDTVSEWEAMGRVADLLGVGTAETVRKWVRQAEIDAGDRAGQTSEESEVLRKLRRENAELKRANAILKAASGFLRCRARPAVSVVVEFISAHQHMRVGADGLKWGVESMCAVLSEFGVVIAPSTYYAHRARRGPSKADWTDAQVIDAIWRLRRSNKLFAVLGARKTWIVLRTNGLDVSRCVVERVMREMGWRGACKRRRVRTTIADPAATRAPDRVARHFVAGAPDRLWVADFTYCRTRAGWAYTAFVTDVYARKIVGWKVATEMTQKLVTDAINHAIDTRKRSGATFLDDLIHHSDAGSQYTAVAFTEHLAAEGILPSVGSVGDSFDNALAESVNSSYKTELIDHQPPYPGAADLSLATAEWVAFYNRQRPNGYCQDLTPDRAEALYYHRQRHPHTEEALR; translated from the exons ATGGTGGCCGATCTGCGCAGCGACACGGTCTCGGAGTGGGAGGCGATGGGCCGGGTTGCTGATCTGCTGGGCGTCGGTACCGCCGAGACGGTGCGCAAATGGGTCCGCCAGGCCGAGATCGACGCCGGAGATCGGGCTGGGCAGACCAGCGAGGAATCCGAGGTCCTGCGCAAGCTGCGCCGGGAGAACGCCGAACTCAAGCGGGCCAACGCGATTTTGAAGGCGGCGTCGG GTTTTCTTCGCTGCCGAGCTCGACCGGCCGTCTCAGTAGTCGTGGAGTTCATCAGCGCCCACCAGCACATGCGTGTGGGCGCTGATGGTCTCAAGTGGGGTGTCGAGTCGATGTGCGCCGTGCTCTCGGAGTTCGGCGTCGTGATCGCCCCGTCGACGTATTACGCCCACCGCGCCCGCCGTGGCCCCTCGAAGGCGGACTGGACTGATGCGCAGGTGATCGACGCCATCTGGCGGCTGCGCCGATCCAACAAGCTGTTCGCGGTTCTGGGTGCCCGTAAGACGTGGATTGTGTTGCGTACCAACGGACTCGATGTCTCACGGTGTGTTGTGGAGCGGGTCATGCGGGAGATGGGTTGGCGGGGTGCGTGCAAGCGCCGCCGGGTGCGCACCACCATTGCTGATCCGGCAGCAACGCGAGCTCCGGATCGGGTCGCGCGGCATTTCGTCGCCGGCGCGCCGGACCGTTTGTGGGTGGCCGATTTCACGTACTGCCGGACCCGTGCCGGCTGGGCCTACACAGCGTTCGTGACCGACGTCTACGCCCGCAAGATCGTAGGCTGGAAGGTGGCCACCGAGATGACCCAGAAGCTGGTGACCGATGCGATCAACCACGCCATAGATACCAGGAAGCGTTCTGGTGCAACATTTTTGGATGATCTGATCCATCACAGCGATGCGGGCTCTCAATATACGGCGGTAGCGTTCACTGAACACTTGGCCGCTGAAGGGATCCTGCCCTCAGTCGGATCGGTGGGCGATAGCTTCGACAACGCCTTGGCCGAATCGGTGAACAGCAGCTACAAGACCGAACTCATCGACCACCAGCCGCCGTATCCCGGTGCCGCCGACCTCTCGCTGGCAACCGCCGAATGGGTGGCTTTCTACAACCGGCAGCGACCGAATGGCTACTGCCAGGACCTGACTCCGGACCGGGCCGAAGCCCTCTATTACCATCGCCAACGGCACCCTCATACCGAGGAGGCACTCAGATAA
- a CDS encoding SNF2-related protein, which produces MTSFPRAHPSQQKNSPDTPGRIKLSLTEREREALMLPAHSTTLALELDSETFHAQWSGKSRQLTGDMLTERMQDYGQDGGLLRLRLVGDVYRLQLLPPGSPMLTIHTPPPITPIQNKTVAAKVARRRTVDRQFHADNEYDWSAGGGRAIGFLRDARVLLSEQLKAAGFDDLELVELRLQGEELATLDDFEELLAVDVANVDRMPHQEAVARHALSRLRGRAVLADEVGLGKTIEAGLAVKELTLRGLARRVLILCPAPLREQWREEMHQKFDLNFEVALRGPDVHKQDKLIMSLQLGLRSASKLTAEPWDIVIVDEAHRAAGAGARKTREFITSLTTACRYALFLTATPVQNDLLELYRLVELLRPGTFTSVQDFKRQFMRGYDPRTPNDPAALRRLISSAMIRTTRAQAGVDRVTRRAVDVPVTLAPRERELYALCTNLLRSVMTDPSDTMRRRSLALRLTASPFSMGTTALRMAERHPDPKVRAVLTEVGHLAMDINDSARENTAVEITHKWLKEHGRVLIFTQHTDTVTGLLRRMEVEGITARSFHGSMSAGERAATIAAFRSGEAPVMISTDAGAEGQNLQFCNCVLNFDLPWNPMRIEQRIGRVDRLTQPKDEVFIANLYAQGTIDESVYRLLAEKLRMFELLFGQVTTILGELDDSKSASFETRILEALFADNDKKMQNLLGQLGTELAQARESASTLIAADSGLSNWMASAFEHRKGLSKAGSSDLAPEVSERARMRQRRVQNWTRNVLKALGAELLHDTGEGDGAFITAQFDEEYEQELDGRTLMHLAFDRIGMEHHPDAELCAVGSPVFDEILGLLRMRGDMHATVPVVPDDIGDSPLNRAANVTLLRRRLVPSGSWSGQATFRAAVGESETTEHLLTADINGHHEVRLPRRPLQDGETLPAAFGTPTEVIAAFEKAATSQLEKLRRDLSEKVEADQAAELTRIRTGYTAQIYEASYEDSIRLQRALDSEEKRLSRVPDVRARAKMLALTLDEDDWLVEETWTGPNDSETTLTYEWEDPEPPLVESDASGDPIEVLALCSDSHCVDESETQYCESCDHVLCRACGEDAVFADCPVCGLASCGACRAAGGGLCSGCASPQRVPELDSDFVVGWRLNGGTTLLVGNRVAELHRPDGSSHTVVRNEDIDDPNRKRMRSYALTNGLPLDCGVTLRKLIGRRDAQDRTRARLSSTSAVETEFSIAAALGSAIDAAAITDIPKLDDAVVTPERAMSLGKLLHKLRSDAPPPAPPTVMVTRRSSFTDIYLEADGLAKEVSMVEDDGSISVADRQFEAIQWTKPTLDSPTIGHAVLAGTRISLQARNEAVLVSVSTDGKTQPDTWTACPDGRNLAYEISCFDYLNSIKMPGGRLGKRINEVTSITAPFPSPSECTLVERELHTVAEPVGLAPGFELESPDDESLGRLGLHPNRALAKATHPLPTELCAALLTKARRPFTASLRNGLEVKEMWRGHGTAVHTYRTFDGKPRSPLGLPETDFGVCRDGHFYPGGTAALCGSCHSWACPSCDELGQQALSDCPGCSAAVCRRCLATGHTVSATACVLCGDHSCADCGRDPEVTACPMCDRTVCGNCRVEDRCPACARLDAPADAQRASLPSLLALSGVDLRIGSDTDADVVLVKRGDSCEQAIVRNNSVDSWKVFGKSTLDDADRLALAASGILDATVAPKVQNLEPEAPPDVTRFVVSSERTYRPVWSVDALQASGTGTQEFDSPVGDLIRIISSEFPPPRQEPTPTPATPPRLAREFAAMPTTPPSDLEISWERFGYTIGVSTQGLCRTIVEHSVAQESTAIWASTTAMPQWIREDWEPLPAVRALAVSYGTPMAEAAIVELASLTVLGLRIGEQTTWYAINRSESAPAATALSRWLGLGDADAVSVFTDPHQVRLSTVTNAVQSSVTVDPIGALNSAPRGGTDVSGAARVAWNPPVEVRTPQLEKLPDRVRINLAQAFQPTKAWSQLEIGARVEQLVTVEDGHDWLYERTLASTFREIGC; this is translated from the coding sequence ATGACTTCGTTCCCACGTGCCCATCCTTCCCAACAGAAGAACTCTCCGGACACGCCGGGGCGGATCAAGCTCTCACTCACCGAACGGGAACGTGAGGCACTCATGCTGCCCGCGCACAGCACCACACTCGCCCTCGAACTGGACAGCGAGACCTTCCACGCCCAATGGAGCGGCAAGAGCCGACAGCTGACCGGGGACATGCTGACCGAACGGATGCAGGACTACGGCCAAGACGGCGGCCTGCTGCGTCTACGTCTGGTCGGCGACGTCTATCGCCTGCAACTGTTGCCACCAGGCTCACCGATGCTCACCATCCACACGCCGCCACCAATCACTCCGATCCAGAACAAGACGGTGGCGGCGAAGGTTGCGCGACGCCGGACAGTTGATCGTCAGTTCCACGCAGACAACGAGTACGACTGGTCAGCGGGCGGCGGCAGAGCGATCGGCTTCCTCAGGGACGCACGGGTCCTGCTCAGCGAACAACTCAAGGCCGCAGGCTTCGACGACCTCGAGTTGGTCGAGCTTCGGCTGCAAGGTGAAGAACTTGCCACGCTCGATGATTTCGAGGAACTGCTGGCTGTCGACGTCGCCAACGTCGACCGTATGCCTCACCAGGAGGCCGTCGCCCGACATGCGTTGTCGCGTCTGCGCGGTCGCGCTGTCCTCGCCGATGAGGTCGGTCTCGGTAAGACCATCGAAGCCGGCCTGGCGGTCAAGGAACTCACCCTGCGGGGTTTGGCGAGACGGGTGCTCATCCTGTGCCCCGCTCCGCTGCGCGAGCAATGGCGCGAGGAGATGCACCAGAAGTTCGACCTGAACTTCGAGGTAGCCCTCCGCGGTCCCGATGTTCATAAGCAGGACAAGCTGATCATGAGCCTGCAACTCGGACTTCGGTCAGCTTCGAAACTGACCGCGGAACCCTGGGACATCGTCATCGTCGACGAGGCGCACCGCGCCGCCGGTGCCGGCGCCCGGAAAACCCGCGAGTTCATCACCTCTCTCACGACGGCGTGTCGGTATGCCCTGTTCCTCACCGCCACTCCGGTCCAGAACGATCTGCTGGAGCTCTATCGGCTGGTCGAGCTGCTGCGCCCCGGCACCTTCACGTCTGTGCAGGATTTCAAGCGGCAGTTCATGCGGGGATACGACCCACGCACCCCGAATGATCCTGCGGCACTGCGACGTTTGATCAGCAGCGCGATGATCCGCACGACCCGTGCGCAGGCCGGGGTCGATCGTGTCACCCGCCGCGCAGTCGACGTGCCGGTGACGCTCGCGCCCCGCGAGCGTGAGCTCTACGCGCTCTGCACGAACCTGCTGCGCAGCGTGATGACCGACCCCAGTGACACCATGCGCCGACGCAGCCTCGCACTCCGGCTCACGGCCAGCCCGTTCTCGATGGGGACCACCGCGCTGAGGATGGCCGAGAGGCATCCCGACCCCAAGGTGCGAGCAGTGCTCACCGAAGTCGGCCACCTCGCGATGGACATCAACGATTCCGCACGTGAGAACACCGCCGTCGAAATCACCCACAAGTGGCTTAAGGAGCACGGCCGAGTCCTGATCTTTACCCAGCACACCGACACCGTGACCGGTCTCCTTCGCCGCATGGAGGTCGAGGGGATCACCGCGCGCTCGTTCCATGGGTCGATGTCTGCCGGTGAACGCGCGGCCACGATCGCCGCATTCCGGTCAGGCGAGGCGCCAGTGATGATCTCGACCGACGCGGGTGCCGAGGGCCAGAACCTCCAGTTCTGCAACTGCGTGCTCAACTTCGACCTGCCCTGGAATCCGATGCGGATCGAACAGCGGATCGGCCGCGTCGACCGCCTCACCCAGCCCAAGGACGAGGTGTTCATCGCGAATCTGTACGCGCAGGGCACCATCGACGAGAGCGTGTATCGCCTGCTCGCCGAGAAGCTACGAATGTTCGAGCTGTTGTTCGGCCAGGTCACCACGATCCTCGGCGAACTCGACGATTCGAAGTCCGCCAGCTTCGAAACTCGAATTCTCGAAGCACTTTTCGCGGACAACGACAAGAAGATGCAGAACCTTTTGGGCCAACTCGGCACCGAGCTGGCACAGGCTCGCGAAAGCGCCTCCACACTCATCGCTGCTGACAGCGGCCTGAGCAACTGGATGGCCTCGGCATTCGAGCATCGAAAGGGTCTGTCCAAGGCGGGATCCAGCGACCTGGCGCCGGAGGTGAGTGAACGCGCACGTATGCGGCAGCGTCGAGTTCAGAACTGGACCCGCAATGTCCTCAAAGCCCTTGGCGCGGAGTTGCTGCATGACACAGGTGAGGGCGATGGGGCTTTCATCACCGCGCAGTTCGACGAAGAGTACGAACAGGAACTCGACGGCCGCACGCTGATGCACCTCGCGTTCGACCGCATCGGCATGGAGCACCATCCGGATGCCGAGCTGTGCGCCGTCGGCTCACCGGTGTTCGACGAGATCCTCGGGTTGCTTCGCATGCGTGGCGATATGCACGCAACCGTGCCGGTGGTTCCGGACGACATCGGTGACAGCCCGCTCAATCGCGCTGCCAACGTGACGTTGTTGCGTAGGCGTCTTGTCCCCTCGGGTTCGTGGAGCGGGCAGGCAACGTTCCGTGCGGCGGTGGGTGAGAGCGAGACGACAGAGCATCTGCTGACGGCGGACATCAACGGTCACCACGAAGTGCGGCTCCCCCGCAGACCATTGCAGGACGGCGAAACCCTTCCCGCGGCATTCGGTACCCCGACCGAGGTGATCGCTGCGTTCGAGAAAGCGGCGACCAGTCAATTGGAGAAGCTGCGGCGCGACCTGTCGGAGAAGGTGGAAGCCGATCAGGCCGCTGAGCTGACACGTATCCGTACCGGATACACCGCGCAGATTTACGAAGCCTCCTACGAGGACAGTATCCGACTGCAGCGCGCGTTGGATTCGGAAGAGAAGCGCCTCAGCCGGGTTCCGGACGTGCGTGCTCGGGCCAAGATGCTCGCACTCACCCTCGATGAAGATGACTGGCTGGTGGAGGAAACCTGGACCGGCCCCAACGACTCGGAAACCACTTTGACCTACGAGTGGGAGGATCCGGAGCCGCCGCTGGTCGAAAGCGATGCGTCCGGTGACCCGATCGAGGTGCTGGCGTTGTGCTCGGACTCGCATTGCGTCGACGAATCGGAGACGCAGTACTGCGAGTCGTGTGATCACGTGCTCTGCAGGGCCTGCGGTGAAGATGCCGTGTTCGCCGACTGCCCGGTCTGCGGACTGGCTAGCTGTGGTGCCTGCCGTGCTGCCGGCGGCGGACTGTGCAGCGGGTGCGCATCCCCGCAGCGGGTGCCTGAGTTGGACAGTGATTTCGTGGTCGGTTGGCGTTTAAACGGCGGAACTACCCTGCTGGTCGGCAACCGCGTTGCTGAACTGCACCGGCCGGACGGATCGTCGCACACTGTCGTTCGCAACGAGGATATCGATGACCCGAACCGGAAGCGGATGCGGTCATACGCCTTGACAAACGGACTGCCACTCGACTGCGGCGTCACGCTACGCAAGCTCATCGGGCGTCGCGATGCACAAGACCGCACCCGTGCGCGGCTCAGTTCGACATCAGCAGTTGAGACAGAGTTCAGTATCGCGGCGGCGCTGGGCTCGGCCATAGATGCTGCAGCAATCACCGACATTCCGAAGCTCGACGATGCAGTTGTAACGCCCGAACGCGCAATGAGTTTAGGGAAGCTGCTGCACAAACTCCGATCGGACGCACCACCCCCGGCGCCGCCCACGGTGATGGTCACACGTCGCTCCAGCTTCACGGACATCTACCTCGAAGCAGACGGTCTCGCCAAAGAGGTGTCCATGGTCGAGGATGACGGCAGCATCTCCGTTGCCGATCGCCAGTTCGAAGCGATCCAGTGGACGAAACCAACCCTCGACAGTCCAACAATCGGCCACGCAGTCCTCGCTGGGACACGAATTTCGCTGCAGGCTCGAAATGAGGCAGTACTTGTCTCTGTGTCGACGGACGGGAAGACGCAACCCGATACATGGACCGCATGCCCGGACGGCAGGAACCTTGCTTACGAGATCTCCTGCTTCGACTACCTCAACTCGATCAAAATGCCCGGCGGGAGACTCGGCAAGCGCATTAACGAAGTAACGTCCATCACTGCGCCGTTCCCTTCGCCGAGCGAGTGCACCCTTGTCGAACGTGAGCTTCACACCGTCGCGGAACCTGTCGGCTTGGCGCCCGGATTCGAACTTGAATCACCTGACGATGAATCATTGGGCAGACTCGGACTCCATCCGAACCGCGCACTCGCAAAGGCGACTCACCCATTACCGACAGAGTTGTGTGCCGCACTTCTGACCAAAGCGAGGCGCCCCTTCACCGCGTCACTGCGCAACGGGCTGGAAGTCAAGGAAATGTGGCGTGGGCACGGCACCGCCGTTCACACGTACCGGACCTTCGACGGCAAGCCGCGCAGCCCGCTGGGCCTGCCGGAAACCGACTTCGGTGTCTGCCGCGATGGCCACTTCTACCCGGGCGGCACCGCGGCGCTGTGCGGCTCGTGTCATTCCTGGGCGTGCCCGTCCTGCGATGAGCTAGGGCAGCAGGCGCTGTCGGACTGCCCCGGGTGCTCCGCTGCGGTCTGTCGCCGTTGCCTCGCTACCGGGCATACCGTGTCGGCCACTGCCTGCGTGTTGTGCGGGGATCATTCATGCGCAGACTGCGGACGTGATCCCGAAGTCACCGCATGTCCGATGTGTGACCGAACGGTGTGTGGCAACTGCCGGGTTGAGGACAGATGTCCTGCCTGCGCGCGCCTCGACGCCCCTGCCGATGCCCAGCGTGCATCGCTTCCCTCCTTGCTTGCCCTGTCGGGCGTCGACCTCCGTATCGGCTCCGACACCGATGCCGATGTCGTCCTCGTCAAGCGCGGTGACAGCTGCGAACAGGCCATTGTCCGCAATAACTCTGTCGATTCCTGGAAAGTATTCGGCAAGAGCACTCTTGACGACGCTGACCGATTGGCCTTGGCAGCGAGCGGCATCCTGGACGCCACGGTCGCGCCCAAAGTGCAAAACCTCGAACCCGAAGCGCCCCCCGACGTTACGCGCTTTGTTGTCAGTTCCGAGCGCACGTATCGTCCGGTTTGGTCGGTCGACGCGTTGCAGGCATCGGGTACTGGAACCCAGGAATTCGATAGCCCCGTTGGGGATCTGATCCGCATCATCTCTTCAGAGTTTCCGCCGCCGAGGCAAGAGCCGACTCCGACGCCGGCCACGCCGCCACGGTTGGCTCGCGAATTCGCGGCCATGCCAACGACGCCGCCTTCCGACCTTGAGATCTCGTGGGAACGCTTCGGTTACACCATCGGCGTCTCCACCCAAGGCCTATGCCGAACCATCGTCGAACACTCGGTAGCCCAGGAATCGACAGCAATATGGGCATCAACAACGGCCATGCCGCAATGGATCCGCGAGGACTGGGAGCCGCTCCCCGCGGTCCGGGCACTCGCAGTCAGCTATGGCACACCGATGGCCGAGGCCGCGATCGTCGAGTTGGCATCGCTGACTGTGCTTGGTCTCCGTATCGGAGAGCAGACCACTTGGTACGCGATCAACAGGTCCGAGAGTGCGCCCGCGGCAACGGCTTTGTCTCGGTGGCTGGGCTTGGGGGATGCTGATGCGGTCAGCGTGTTCACTGACCCGCATCAGGTACGACTGTCCACCGTGACCAATGCAGTGCAGTCCTCCGTGACGGTGGATCCGATCGGCGCACTGAATAGTGCGCCCAGAGGTGGTACCGATGTGTCGGGGGCTGCGCGTGTGGCGTGGAACCCGCCGGTTGAGGTTAGGACACCGCAGCTGGAAAAGCTTCCCGATCGGGTCCGGATCAACCTGGCTCAGGCTTTCCAGCCGACGAAAGCTTGGAGCCAGCTGGAGATCGGCGCACGCGTCGAGCAGCTCGTCACCGTCGAGGACGGTCACGACTGGCTGTACGAACGCACCCTAGCCTCGACGTTTCGTGAAATAGGCTGTTGA